A genomic region of Erythrobacter sp. SCSIO 43205 contains the following coding sequences:
- a CDS encoding recA-like protein, which yields MTQSASPSRRCVPPISRLSGVDVAALSKQREARWRPGLTDQPLHSEIFASARDGSGAGLALALARDALSFSGAVAGQGEDALAEAEDLRQVLWVQDKRAVQMNGRPYLHGLPEDWRERVICVEASTPEDALFALEEGLKCRDLMCVIGEIAGNPRALDFTASRRLSLTAEKHGVALWLVRLEAQGDLSSARMRWRARPDVSETPRWNAAAPGEPMWQAELFRARSHAPGEWKLGARDGRLRVEPKPQSRPQRPSEYAPNVTLPKLNRPQKGSAHSSDLVRATFGRSLAAVARG from the coding sequence ATGACCCAATCGGCTTCTCCTTCTCGGCGCTGTGTGCCGCCCATTTCGCGCCTCTCTGGCGTAGATGTTGCTGCTTTATCGAAACAGCGCGAGGCGCGCTGGCGTCCGGGGCTTACCGATCAACCTTTGCATAGCGAGATTTTTGCCAGCGCGCGTGATGGCAGCGGGGCGGGATTGGCGCTTGCCCTGGCGCGCGATGCTCTAAGTTTTTCTGGGGCCGTGGCGGGGCAAGGTGAAGACGCGCTGGCTGAGGCAGAGGATTTGCGCCAGGTGCTCTGGGTGCAGGACAAACGCGCGGTTCAAATGAATGGGCGACCCTATCTCCACGGGCTGCCTGAGGACTGGCGCGAGCGGGTGATCTGTGTGGAGGCCAGCACGCCTGAGGATGCTCTGTTCGCGCTTGAAGAGGGGCTCAAATGCCGCGATCTGATGTGCGTGATCGGAGAGATTGCGGGCAATCCACGCGCGCTTGATTTCACCGCGTCACGGCGGCTGAGTTTGACAGCGGAAAAGCATGGGGTGGCGCTGTGGCTGGTGCGGTTGGAGGCGCAAGGCGATTTGTCTTCGGCGCGGATGCGGTGGCGCGCGCGGCCTGATGTATCTGAAACCCCGCGTTGGAACGCCGCAGCACCAGGCGAGCCCATGTGGCAGGCCGAATTGTTCCGCGCCCGCTCCCATGCGCCGGGGGAATGGAAGCTTGGGGCGAGGGATGGGCGATTGCGGGTGGAGCCAAAGCCTCAATCTCGCCCTCAACGTCCCTCGGAATACGCTCCCAATGTCACTCTTCCAAAACTCAACAGACCCCAAAAAGGATCGGCGCATTCTAGCGATTTGGTGCGCGCAACTTTCGGTCGATCGCTGGCGGCTGTCGCAAGGGGATAA
- a CDS encoding DNA polymerase Y family protein, which produces MSLFQNSTDPKKDRRILAIWCAQLSVDRWRLSQGDKTRGSEGEGEPPTVLITETAHGPRIDAVNDAGHGVGARVGMMLADARALYPALETAPSDPAGDLALLEKLAVWAQRWGPWSALDPPDGLLVDVTAVAHLFGGERRLLADVNQAFAKRHLRVRAGIAPTAGAAWALAHYGPRGSIINPPQAGEDMMRQLADLPSAALRLDADVITVLRRLGLKRLGDLADIARGATSRKEAAARDALHRRFRGRKSPSANPLTRLDQLLGRVPEPLLPVVPEQMPLVQRRLMEPLRHRSLLDQVLEDLAQDMARELEAKGKGARRLELGMWRVDGEVIVRRLELAAATRDPHHITRLFGEKLEGIEAGFGIEIVRLRASWAEPLAASQSDVEEAAQRHGTSISACIDRLTVRLGPNAVRRPVPCASHMPERAQSWQPPLAPAPAAHTPVLRHKRPLKLLDQPEAIAVLYASPDGYPQRFRWRGQVHEVARVEGPERIAPEWWRERSTTRLRDYYAIEDAKGARYWIYRSGLVGDGRGGTPQWYLHGIAA; this is translated from the coding sequence ATGTCACTCTTCCAAAACTCAACAGACCCCAAAAAGGATCGGCGCATTCTAGCGATTTGGTGCGCGCAACTTTCGGTCGATCGCTGGCGGCTGTCGCAAGGGGATAAGACGCGCGGGAGTGAGGGGGAGGGAGAACCTCCAACTGTTCTCATCACCGAAACCGCTCATGGACCGCGCATTGATGCTGTAAACGATGCTGGCCACGGCGTTGGCGCAAGGGTCGGCATGATGCTCGCCGATGCGCGTGCGCTTTACCCCGCGCTTGAAACCGCGCCTTCTGACCCGGCGGGCGATTTGGCATTGCTAGAGAAACTCGCCGTTTGGGCTCAGCGCTGGGGGCCATGGAGCGCGCTTGACCCGCCCGATGGCTTGCTCGTCGATGTGACGGCGGTCGCGCATCTGTTTGGGGGGGAGCGCAGGCTGCTCGCCGATGTAAACCAAGCCTTCGCCAAAAGGCATCTGCGAGTGCGCGCAGGCATCGCCCCCACCGCAGGCGCGGCTTGGGCACTGGCGCATTATGGCCCTCGCGGCAGCATCATCAATCCGCCTCAGGCTGGGGAGGATATGATGCGTCAGCTTGCTGATCTTCCCTCAGCCGCGCTTCGCCTTGATGCTGATGTGATTACCGTCCTGCGCCGTCTCGGCCTTAAACGCCTTGGCGACCTGGCGGATATTGCGCGCGGGGCCACAAGCCGCAAGGAAGCGGCCGCAAGAGACGCGCTGCACCGGCGTTTCAGGGGCAGGAAATCACCGTCCGCCAACCCGCTCACCCGATTGGATCAGCTGCTTGGCCGCGTGCCTGAACCGCTGCTCCCCGTGGTGCCTGAACAAATGCCGCTGGTGCAGCGCCGCTTGATGGAGCCTTTGCGCCATCGCTCGCTGCTCGATCAGGTGCTTGAGGATTTGGCGCAGGATATGGCACGCGAACTCGAAGCCAAAGGCAAGGGCGCAAGGCGGCTTGAGCTGGGAATGTGGCGGGTCGATGGAGAGGTGATTGTGCGCCGCCTTGAGCTTGCCGCTGCCACACGTGATCCTCATCATATCACCCGCCTGTTTGGCGAAAAGCTCGAAGGGATTGAGGCAGGGTTCGGCATCGAAATCGTGCGCCTGCGCGCGTCCTGGGCAGAGCCCCTGGCGGCCTCGCAAAGCGATGTCGAAGAGGCAGCCCAGCGCCATGGCACCTCGATTTCCGCGTGTATTGACCGGCTCACCGTACGCCTTGGCCCGAACGCGGTGCGCCGGCCTGTGCCGTGCGCCAGCCATATGCCAGAGCGCGCGCAAAGCTGGCAGCCTCCTCTTGCCCCTGCGCCCGCTGCGCACACTCCAGTCCTGCGCCATAAAAGGCCGTTGAAGCTGCTCGACCAACCAGAGGCAATCGCCGTCCTTTACGCCTCGCCCGATGGCTATCCCCAGCGCTTTCGTTGGCGAGGCCAGGTGCATGAGGTCGCACGCGTTGAGGGGCCGGAGAGGATTGCGCCTGAATGGTGGCGCGAGCGCTCGACCACCCGGCTGCGTGATTATTACGCCATCGAGGATGCGAAGGGTGCGCGCTATTGGATCTATCGCTCAGGCCTTGTCGGCGATGGTCGTGGAGGCACCCCACAGTGGTATCTTCACGGAATTGCCGCTTGA
- a CDS encoding PilZ domain-containing protein, translating into MSNMANVAKMANNTNPRSSQRRALHLMIKGRVQSRSIYATLIDISEGGCKLSATSGFASVGDRVTIRVNGINTPLGKVAWVDGKIAGVSFESPMHIAIIDHLCANIDNASDEQRQRMHRV; encoded by the coding sequence ATGTCTAACATGGCGAATGTGGCAAAAATGGCGAACAACACTAACCCGCGATCATCTCAGCGGCGTGCTTTGCATCTTATGATCAAGGGCCGCGTTCAATCGCGTTCAATCTATGCCACACTCATCGACATCTCAGAAGGTGGCTGCAAGCTGTCAGCCACTTCAGGCTTTGCCAGTGTCGGTGATAGGGTGACGATCCGCGTGAACGGGATTAACACCCCACTGGGCAAGGTTGCATGGGTCGATGGCAAGATCGCCGGCGTTTCCTTTGAAAGCCCGATGCACATTGCCATCATTGATCACCTTTGCGCCAATATCGACAATGCCAGCGATGAGCAGAGGCAGCGGATGCACCGCGTGTGA